A window of Pomacea canaliculata isolate SZHN2017 linkage group LG3, ASM307304v1, whole genome shotgun sequence contains these coding sequences:
- the LOC112559426 gene encoding uncharacterized protein LOC112559426, whose translation MSQSAAKTVLQNIFTFATIVAQAETPAVTLWNEESVIRALQWASYCRQLADRLCGRQLAITLEERLKEMSHLMDNHFLYNLDLQFLAQSVTILIEALVHNPHLPENLLLTLRKTLEKQYSSYVSVLQQCLTASRSELQFSTAVTVHMNILKDRMKSCTVSHDDPMVKEHGRLLMENLTLWMEADGSERCKIQIVKIAKRLSWCSTGWNILLMLMAIDMSKIEESKKNHLGHVINVIVSWFTEETRALGPACPLWRADPVLLASVAQRCTCFCEFYLSALEQQMELLEVSYSSQSTCLQYPKECSYFWRSREKPDIPLYAVILQHFLHLLQTEDGVVKKKALALVSLKTKCCVFSAWTDLAKDLIRNLAY comes from the exons ATGAGCCAGTCAGCAGCAAAAACAGtgctgcaaaacatttttacctttgCTACAATTGTAGCTCAGGCAGAGACACCTGCTGTGACATTGTGGAATGAAGAGTCGGTGATCAGAGCTTTACAGTGGGCAAGCTACTGCAGACAG CTTGCAGATCGATTGTGTGGTCGACAATTAGCAATTACACTTGAGGAACGACTTAAGGAAATGTCTCATCTTATGGACAATCATTTCCTGTATAATCTGGACCTGCAGTTTCTTGCCCAATCAGTTACTATTCTTATTGAG GCACTAGTTCACAATCCCCACTTACCAGAAAATCTCCTTCTTACTTTAAGGAAAACCTTAGAGAAGCAGTACAGTTCCTATGTGTCAGTTTTGCAG CAGTGTTTAACTGCTTCTAGGAGTGAACTTCAGTTCTCCACTGCTGTGACAGTGCACATGAATATCTTAAAGGACAGAATGAAAAGCTGCACAGTATCACACGATGATCCTATGGTTAAAGAACATGGGCGGCTACTCATGGAGAATCTCACTTTGTGGATGGAAGCTGATGGCTCCGAACG GTGTAAAATACAGATTGTCAAAATTGCTAAGAGACTAAGCTGGTGTTCCACTGGTTGG AACATCCTTCTGATGCTTATGGCAATCGACATGAGCAAGATTGAGGAAtccaaaaaaaatcatctagGTCATGTGATCAATGTAATTGTCAGCTGGTTCACTGAGGAAACCAGGGCCCTTGGTCCTGCATG CCCTCTGTGGAGAGCAGATCCAGTACTGTTAGCGAGTGTGGCTCAAAGATGCACTTGTTTCTGTGAGTTTTACTTGTCAGCCTTGGAGCAGCAGATGGAACTTCTGGAAGTCAGTTATAGCTCACAAAGCACATGTTTACAATACCCAAAAGAATGTTCCTATTTTTGGAG GTCAAGGGAAAAGCCAGACATCCCACTGTATGCTGTAATACTCCAGCATTTTTTACATTTGCTACAAACAGAAGATGGGGTTGTTAAGAAGAAAGCTTTAGCTCTTGTGAGCTTAAAAACAAAGTGTTGTGTGTTTAGTGCCTGGACAGATCTTGCCAAGGACCTCATAAGGAATCTTGCATATTGA
- the LOC112559429 gene encoding NEDD8-conjugating enzyme UBC12-like — MANRRLARDVQTLQRHVHAEFDGQVRITEVDDNLDYISLDVEPNSGPYQGARLNFRLFLKGYPEDVPQVVCLNRIYHPNIDPVMDGDENNGYIVSNVCVSLLDEWTSTMSLDHVIMAVLFLLNYPQMDDPLSPLMDSSVSEDEFNENVRRSLRGEEVDGYTFPCLLVDNAKGDDHIVDKQDNLKVNTDDIPVYRNVSSSKLARLVSTECNTGTQTECISDFPYDDGKFDEIKYPDKDYSKICALERIKGKIEPPDKWTSCFKEARRFLDL; from the exons ATGGCGAATCGTCGCCTGGCGAGAGATGTACAAACCTTGCAAAGGCACGTGCACGCCGAATTTGATGGACAAGTTCGGATCACTGAAGTTGATGACAACTTGGACTACATCAGTTTAGACGTGGAGCCTAACAGTGGTCCATACCAAGGTGCCAGGCTGAACTTTAGG CTGTTCCTGAAGGGTTATCCTGAAGATGTCCCACAAGTCGTATGTCTAAATCGCATCTATCATCCCAACATTGATCCTGTGATGGATGGTGATGAGAATAATGGTTACATTGTTTCCAATGTTTGTGTGTCACTGCTGGATGAGTGGACATCAACAATGTCCTTGGACCATGTGATAATGGCTGTACTGTTTCTGTTAAATTACCCCCAGATGGATGATCCCCTCTCACCTCTCATGGACAGTTCAGTGTCAGAAGATGAATTTAATGAGAATGTGAGGCGTTCATTGCGAGGTGAAGAGGTTGATGGCTACACATTTCCTTGCCTGCTGGTAGACAATGCAAAGGGTGATGATCACATTGTTGACAAGCAAGACAACCTAAAAGTCAACACTGATGACATACCAGTTTATAGGAATGTCAGCAGTAGTAAGTTAGCTAGACTTGTTTCTACAGAGTGCAACACTGGTACACAAACTGAATGCATTAGCGATTTTCCTTATGATGATGGCAAGTTTGATGAGATAAAATATCCAGATAAAGACTACAGTAAAATTTGTGCATTGGAACGGATAAAAGGGAAGATTGAACCACCAGACAAGTGGACATCTTGCTTTAAAGAGGCACGAAGATTTCTGGATTTGTGA
- the LOC112559637 gene encoding salivary glue protein Sgs-3-like, with protein sequence MSQVNCGTVCSLADIDYCQSSPCDLLSSCTDGISSYSCCLLGILPVCTVYTVTTTPAPTTTSTKVSVTTSPLVDTTNPPTTASTQSTAASLTTASKQSTLPTSAPITTGRGTTENISTGQETTEPSSTGRETTEPSSTGRETTEPSSTGRETTEPSSTGRETSEPSSTGRETTDQSASFYTSLASSTSVTPKKQTTVTTTTEPTQTSEIPKQCACKCQRPPAVTHDDLVKESEELKKELSVDKKHLSSSIRKVTSAEDDRASAMTIGYAGLVFLICSFGAILLMDFTMSCRAEAKKSAPKKSLHPDT encoded by the exons ATGTCGCAAGTCAAT TGTGGCACCGTGTGTTCTCTTGCAGACATTGACTACTGCCAGTCCAGTCCCTGCGACCTGTTGTCCTCATGCACTGATGGCATCAGTAGCTACAGCTGCTGCCTGCTGGGAATCCTTCCCGTCTGTACAG tcTACACGGTGACAACGACACCAGCTCCCACAACAACTTCGACAAAAGTTTCCGTGACAACTTCCCCTCTTGTAGACACCACCAATCCGCCAACCACAGCTTCCACCCAGTCAACCGCCGCTTCTCTCACCACTGCTAGTAAGCAAAGCACTCTGCCAACATCTGCGCCTATTACAACTGGTCGAGGGACAACAGAGAACATCTCGACAGGTCAAGAAACGACAGAACCCAGCTCGACAGGTCGAGAAACGACAGAACCCAGCTCGACAGGTCGAGAAACGACAGAACCCAGCTCGACAGGTCGAGAAACGACAGAACCCAGCTCGACAGGTCGAGAAACGTCAGAACCCAGCTCGACAGGTCGAGAAACGACAGACCAGAGCGCATCCTTCTACACTTCTCTGGCCTCCAGTACTTCCGTCACCccgaagaagcagacgacagtcacgACAACCACTGAGCCTACACAGACTTCTGAAATCCCCAAACAGTGCGCCTGCAAATGTCAGAGACCTCCAGCCGTGACCCACGATGACCTCGTCAAGGAAAGCGAAGAGCTGAAGAAAGAACTGAGTGTGGACAAGAAGCACCTGTCGAGCAG CATCCGCAAGGTGACCAGTGCTGAGGATGACCGAGCATCCGCCATGACCATAGGTTACGCTGGGCTGGTTTTTCTCATCTGCTCCTTCGGCGCCATCTTGCTGATGGACTTCACGATGTCGTGCAGGGCAGAGGCCAAAAAGTCGGCACCCAAGAAAAGCCTCCATCCCGACACGTAG
- the LOC112559636 gene encoding uncharacterized protein LOC112559636 yields MLQSSEVCFPLSGSQGGGCQTPWCQQAADRTCTAGHAHCAVISTRLWMCCSRGRREWSLSVDFQRLRDLTEDTRGTMSRICKGLACLLVLVFVCHVTDQMDHWGKEFLLSFPPNYNGTGEIILYVTSRETVTVSVRNTLFNISSSHSLPPLSSVRIKLSGSLQYSEQNVTSLKAVFLNATSDVSVYVLNYGTGTSDMYTAYPVKALGTEYLLGGYPPYLNAYFIVAAVQDNTTVQVHLKVADAGKCMLGAYGNGSVLTAILRLHEVWGGACKKDFTGSVVTSNKPVSVVTALDCAAVPIGVKLCDHMVEMMLPVADYGSSYVLHNITYRPSSVIYRVISGHDGAVVTESTGGNKTLDKGEFVDYDLAVLGQELCITTSAPVMTLMFTKGHYADLSVPFGDPSMAVVPATDHFTTDYVVNMEISLTDTFLRYVSIIINDSAVAGFSSVNYKFNPVGLGYSVAHVALNSSTQRLRHTGGYPFGAVLYAFGNMTGLSLPAGLTLTDKFNYCSSGPCFNNGTCTNIPDNSTFDCSCQPGFSGVRCETNVDDCASSPCRNGATCTDAVNAFICTCAAGYTGSQCETDINDCASSPCRNGGTCADAVNGFTCTCVLGYTGKQCETGKYSVHSECFEFTFFLL; encoded by the exons ATGTTACAGTCAAGCGAGGTTTGCTTCCCGTTGTCCGGTAGCCAGGGAGGGGGATGCCAGACTCCGTGGTGCCAGCAGGCGGCAGACAGGACGTGCACCGCCGGACATGCGCACTGCGCCGTCATTAGCACGCGCCTGTGGATGTGTTGTAGTCGCGGACGTCGGGAATGGTCGTTGTCAGTCGACTTCCAACGGCTCCGGGACCTGACGGAGGATACACGGGGAACAATGAGCAGGATCTGCAAG gGACTCGCATGTCTCTTGGTTCTTGTCTTCGTCTGCCATG TTACAGACCAAATGGACCATTGGGGAAAAgaatttcttctgtcttttcccCCCAATTACAACGGGACAGGGGAGATCATCTTATACGTGACGTCACGGGAAACCGTTACTGTCTCTGTCCGAAACACTCTCTTCAACATCTCGTCGTCCCACTCGTTACCACCGCTGTCGTCGGTCAGAATCAAGTTGAGTGGATCTTTGCAGTACAGCGAGCAAAATGTTACCTCCCTGAAG GCTGTCTTCCTAAACGCCACCAGTGATGTCAGTGTGTACGTCCTGAACTACGGGACGGGGACGTCAGACATGTACACAGCCTACCCTGTCAAAGCTCTGGGGACGGAGTACCTGCTGGGTGGATATCCACCCTACTTGAACGCCTACTTCATTGTAGCCGCCGTGCAGGACAACACTACAGTGCAAGTGCACCTGAAGGTGGCGGACGCTGGCAAGTGCATGCTGGGAGCGTACGGCAACGGCTCGGTGCTGACGGCCATCTTGCGGCTCCACGAGGTGTGGGGCGGAGCGTGCAAGAAGGACTTCACCGGAAGTGTCGTCACGAGCAATAAGCCCGTCTCCGTGGTGACGGCCCTGGACTGCGCCGCCGTGCCCATCGGCGTCAAACTCTGCGACCACATGGTGGAGATGATGCTGCCCGTCGCCGACTACGGCAGCAGCTACGTGCTGCACAACATCACGTACAGGCCCAGCTCCGTCATCTACCGCGTCATCAGCGGCCACGATGGCGCAGTGGTCACGGAGTCCACAGGGGGGAACAAGACGCTGGACAAGGGGGAGTTCGTGGACTACGACTTGGCGGTGCTGGGGCAGGAGCTGTGCATCACCACCTCCGCTCCTGTCATGACCCTGATGTTCACCAAAGGTCACTACGCGGACCTGTCCGTGCCGTTCGGAGATCCTTCGATGGCGGTGGTTCCCGCCACGGATCATTTCACTACGGACTACGTCGTTAATATGGAAATATCACTCACGGATACATTTCTCAG ATATGTAAGCATCATTATCAACGACAGCGCTGTAGCTGGGTTTTCGAGTGTCAACTATAAATTCAATCCCGTGGGGCTCGGCTACAGTGTTGCCCACGTGGCTTTGAACTCCTCAACCCAACGGCTGCGGCACACGGGTGGATACCCGTTTGGTGCTGTCCTCTATGCTTTCGGTAACATGACTGGCCTGTCTCTACCCGCCGGACTGACATTAACTGACAAATTCA ATTATTGCTCCAGCGGTCCGTGCTTCAACAACGGCACCTGCACCAACATCCCTGACAACTCCACCTTCGACTGCTCCTGTCAGCCTGGCTTCTCTGGGGTCCGATGTGAAACAA ACGTGGATGACTGCGCCTCCAGCCCGTGTCGCAATGGCGCGACCTGCACAGACGCTGTCAATGCATTCATCTGCACATGCGCAGCAGGTTACACAGGAAGTCAGTGTGAAACAG acATCAACGACTGTGCGTCCAGCCCTTGTCGTAATGGCGGGACCTGTGCAGATGCTGTCAATGGGTTTACCTGCACGTGTGTATTAGGTTACACAGGCAAACAGTGTGAAACAGGTAAGTATTCAGTTCATTCTGAGTGCTTTgaatttaccttttttttactCTGA